A section of the Castanea sativa cultivar Marrone di Chiusa Pesio chromosome 12, ASM4071231v1 genome encodes:
- the LOC142618634 gene encoding receptor-like protein 6: MGLSLSFVMFMQFLFLLSLLSLVSAGSFSSTQPLCHDDESFALLQFKESLIINQSTSAYSKISSWMAQSSDCCTWDGIQCDENTGHVISLDLSNSSLYGSINSNSSLFQLVHLQKLNLSINNFNHSEIPIGVRQLSKLTHLDLSCSGFSGKIPSEILQLSKLVSLNLALNPLKLHKPGLRSIAEKLTNLEELILSEVDISSTIPSILANLSSLTTIFLRDCDLHGEFPTGIFQLPNLKSLSVRSNPKLTGWVPEFNRSSRLEYLTLRGTSFSGKLPDSIGNLKSLYYLDAKSCNFSVLGRNELTGPIPSWLANLTQLITLWLPNNKLCGPIPTSISSLLNLQILELYSNNLSGTIEFDSFRKLNNLFHLDLSFNNLSLVIDPSTNSTFQTFNVLGMGSCNLSNFPEFLRNQDQLEVLVLSRNKIHGQIPKWISNLSKDTLVILEMSDNLLTGFDQISDALPWTNLQVLYLSNNKLKGSLPIPPPSIFYYSVSNNMLSGNISQMICKLSSLSYLDFSYNNLSGFLPQCLGDLRNLYILNLQNNNFHGRIPQIFMEGCKLRMMSLNQNRFQGALPRSLTSCTMLEILDIGNNYISDIFPSWLGILPELRVLILQSNGFHGSIGKPETNSRFPKLHVIDLSNNYITGKLPYEYFQIWKAMQILDVSGLAYMQTTQVLQRNGWVYSYRYPMILTNKGIKIKYSRIQDFFVAIDLSSNNFEGEIPKVVGNLNALYMLNLSNNFLTGFIPLSLATLTNLESLDLSQNMLVGEIPPQLVELTFLTFLNVSYNNLTGPIPQGKQFLTFQNNSFDGNVELCGNPLSKRCASSEDSPTPPSNFEANQGSEFSFEFGWKVVAMGYGCGFIVGVFVGQIIIKRKSSWFIKFFAIGHPTGRRVKWRRH; encoded by the exons ATGGGTTTATCACTTTCTTTCGTGATGTTCATGCAGTTTCTCTTTCTATTGTCTCTGCTTTCTCTTGTTTCTGCTGGCTCTTTTTCTTCTACGCAGCCACTATGTCATGATGATGAGAGCTTTGCCTTGTTGCAATTCAAAGAAAGCCTTATCATCAATCAATCCACTTCCGCTTACTCAAAGATTTCGTCGTGGATGGCACAAAGTAGTGATTGCTGCACGTGGGATGGTATTCAATGTGATGAAAACACGGGTCATGTGATCAGCCTTGACCTCAGTAACAGTTCTCTTTATGGTTCTATCAACTCCAATAGCAGCCTCTTCCAGCTTGTTCACCTTCAAAAGCTTAATCTCTCCATCAACAACTTCAATCACTCTGAAATCCCCATTGGAGTAAGGCAACTTTCAAAGCTTACTCACCTTGACCTCTCTTGTTCTGGATTTTCAGGTAAGATCCCATCAGAAATTTTACAACTCTCTAAGTTGGTTTCCCTAAACCTCGCTCTAAATCCATTGAAGCTCCACAAGCCTGGTCTCAGAAGTATAGCTGAGAAGTTAACAAACTTGGAAGAACTAATTCTGAGTGAGGTGGACATATCGTCCACTATACCCAGTATCTTGGCAAACTTATCTTCTTTAACAACTATTTTTCTTAGAGATTGTGATTTGCATGGTGAGTTTCCAACCGGAATTTTTCAGCTACCAAACCTCAAGTCTCTCAGTGTGCGCTCTAATCCAAAACTCACTGGTTGGGTACCAGAATTTAACAGAAGTAGCCGCCTTGAATATTTGACACTTAGGGGTACAAGTTTCTCTGGCAAGCTACCGGATTCAATTGGTAACCTCAAATCCTTATATTACTTGGATGCTAAAAGTTGCAATTTCTCTG TACTTGGTAGGAATGAATTAACCGGTCCTATCCCATCGTGGCTAGCAAACCTCACCCAACTAATTACACTATGGCTTCCAAACAATAAATTGTGTGGTCCAATTCCAACATCTATTTCTAGCCTTTTGAATCTTCAAATTTTAGAATTGTATTCAAATAACTTGAGTGGCACAATAGAATTTGACTCGTTTCGAAAGCTCAATAACCTCTTCCACCTTGATTTATCTTTTAACAATCTTTCATTGGTTATTGATCCTAGTACCAATTCTACCTTTCAAACATTTAATGTATTAGGAATGGGTTCTTGTAACTTAAGTAACTTCCCAGAGTTCCTTCGAAACCAAGATCAGTTGGAAGTTTTGGTCCTTTCTAGGAACAAAATTCATGGCCAAATACCGAAATGGATCTCAAACTTGAGTAAAGACACTCTTGTGATTTTAGAGATGTCTGACAACCTACTCACAGGTTTTGATCAAATCTCAGATGCTCTCCCTTGGACCAATCTACAAGTTTTGTACCTTTCAAACAACAAGCTTAAAGGGTCACTGCCAATTCCACCTCCATCCATCTTTTATTATTCTGTCTCTAACAACATGTTGAGTGGAAACATCTCTCAAATGATTTGTAAATTGAGTTCACTTTCTTATCTTGATTTTTCATACAACAACTTGAGTGGCTTCCTTCCCCAATGTTTAGGAGATTTGAGAAACCTTTATATTCTTAATCTTCAGAACAACAACTTCCATGGCCGCATTCCTCAAATATTCATGGAAGGATGCAAATTAAGGATGATGAGTTTGAATCAAAATCGTTTTCAAGGGGCTTTACCAAGGTCACTGACTAGTTGTACTATGTTGGAAATTCTTGATATTGGAAACAATTATATAAGTGATATTTTCCCCTCTTGGTTAGGCATTCTTCCAGAGTTGAGGGTTCTTATTTTGCAATCGAATGGATTCCATGGTTCTATTGGAAAACCTGAAACAAATTCTAGGTTCCCAAAGTTACATGTCATTGACCTCTCTAACAATTATATTACTGGTAAGCTGCCATATGAATATTTCCAAATTTGGAAAGCCATGCAAATCCTTGATGTAAGTGGCCTAGCATACATGCAAACAACTCAAGTTCTCCAAAGAAATGGCTGGGTTTACTCCTACCGTTACCCAATGATATTGACAAACAAAGgcataaagataaaatattctaGAATCCAAGATTTCTTTGTGGCCATTGATCTATCAAGCAACAATTTTGAAGGAGAAATTCCAAAAGTTGTGGGAAATCTAAATGCGCTTTACATGCTTAACCTTTCCAACAATTTTCTTACTGGTTTCATTCCACTGTCTTTGGCAACCTTAACAAACCTAGAATCACTGGATCTTTCTCAAAATATGCTAGTTGGAGAGATTCCTCCACAATTGGTGGAGCTCACCTTTCTTACTTTTTTGAATGTGTCTTATAATAATCTTACTGGACCTATACCACAAGGGAAACAATTTCTCACATTTCAAAACAATTCATTTGATGGAAATGTAGAATTGTGTGGAAACCCATTGTCCAAAAGATGTGCCAGTTCGGAGGACTCACCAACCCCACCTTCAAATTTTGAAGCAAACCAAGGCTCCGAGTTTTCCTTTGAGTTTGGCTGGAAGGTAGTTGCGATGGGATATGGATGTGGATTTATAGTTGGAGTTTTTGTTGGACAAATTATAATCAAAAGGAAGAGCAGTTGGTTTATTAAGTTTTTTGCAATTGGCCATCCAACAGGAAGAAGGGTGAAGTGGAGGAGACATTAA